The Papaver somniferum cultivar HN1 chromosome 3, ASM357369v1, whole genome shotgun sequence genome includes a region encoding these proteins:
- the LOC113356448 gene encoding zinc finger CCCH domain-containing protein 7-like, which yields MPKVLPSRPTLASGSVKESPPSTHVARNNKTWRRTENITSSPYAKSGLSNGQSPKQFGNTQSATSYVRKGRSLVRNPVAGPALSNGPNGFSSTSVYRLNPVNRTEAIQSFGSEKKNSTLKPQNGLKTGPEVGTAPHLKVQTKSLSWVSKSSTSPSHSTEGGGSEATLSNTEILKTKDAPNVAGAFQKEAVAIRVMGTKEDISDDGKSKLSSAKKMIYVKHKSHQLVAARHSESSGPSASLIEKNQAVPCTKTHGQYFKRNKNQLIRNAPLNQSHHRLAHNSRDESLNSEGQGTTNDSYKFSRNMSRVRAEKNLFPWKRMSYWRKNMASCSNRSSSSLINKKLLLSLKRDTVYTRSTGGFSLRRSKVLSIGGSNLKWSKSIEKRIKKVNEEATIAVAEVEKKKREQKVAFAVGRAKIRNQLSRERVFRIGSVRYKMDSSRRTLQRIPDENPSSGLDQQSGRNSRMSFIPKRLLIGNKEYIRIGNGNQLVRDPKTRIRTLASEKIRWSLHSVRLRLARKQQYCQFFTRFGKCNKEDGKCRFIHDPAKIAVCTKFLKGLCNDTNCKLTHKVIPERMQDCSYFLQGLCTNENCPYRHVNVNPDSSVCEGFLRGYCAEGNECRKKHSYVCPQFESTGECPQGKKCKLHHPSRNMKNRKRKRAKENNSKHVRGRYFGSNRFDGEIEFGRIASSGHCSEQKKNGHSSFSEGEIMDYISLEVGESDNEEGGEEAQGNTDDAMDTSTNLCMEADLLSDHLMLPLDDLDGDDDLIKPIAIMNIPIKQPHTLIKE from the exons ATGCCTAAGGTATTGCCTTCGCGGCCAACACTTGCATCTGGTTCAGTAAAAGAATCACCTCCttcaactcatgttgcaagaaatAACAAAACATGGCGCAGGACAGAGAACATTACCTCTTCACCATATGCAAAATCGGGGTTGAGCAATGGTCAATCACCGAAACAGTTTGGAAACACTCAGAGTGCTACTTCTTATGTTCGTAAAGGTCGCAGTCTGGTAAGAAATCCTGTGGCAGGTCCTGCTCTTTCAAATGGACCTAATGGCTTCAGCAGTACCTCAGTTTATAGGTTGAATCCTGTGAATAGAACTGAAGCAATTCAAAGTTTTGGGTCTGAAAAGAAGAATAGCACCCTTAAACCTCAAAATGGTTTGAAAACAGGTCCGGAGGTGGGCACTGCACCTCACTTGAAAGTTCAAACCAAGTCCTTAAGCTGGGTTTCCAAGTCATCCACATCTCCAAGTCATTCCACAGAAGGAGGTGGCTCAGAAGCGACATTGAGTAACACCGAAATTCTGAAAACAAAAGATGCTCCTAATGTAGCTGGGGCTTTTCAAAAAGAGGCTGTTGCAATCAGGGTGATGGGAACCAAAGAAGATATCAGTGATGATGGGAAATCAAAGCTTTCCTCGGCAAAGAAGATGATATACGTGAAGCACAAGTCGCATCAGTTGGTTGCTGCTCGTCATTCTGAAAGTAGTGGTCCATCTGCCAGTCTTATAGAGAAGAACCAAGCAGTACCTTGCACTAAAACCCATGGTCAATATTTTAAAAGGAACAAGAACCAGCTTATTCGGAATGCTCCTTTGAATCAAAGTCACCATAGGCTAGCACATAACTCTCGTGATGAAAGTTTGAATTCTGAGGGTCAAGGGACGACAAATGACTCCTACAAATTTAGCAGAAACATGAGTAGGGTAAGAGCAGAAAAGAATCTCTTCCCATGGAAAAGGATGTCATACTGGAGAAAAAATATGGCTTCATGTTCCAATAGGAGTTCCTCGTCACTGATCAA CAAAAAATTACTTCTCTCACTTAAACGGGATACGGTTTACACAAGGTCAACAGGGGGATTCTCCCTTAGAAGATCCAAAGTATTGAGTATAGGAGGGTCAAATTTAAAATGGTCAAAATCTATCGAAAAACGCATCAAAAAAGTTAATGAG GAAGCTACGATAGCAGTTGCTGaggtagagaagaagaaaagagagcaGAAGGTTGCTTTTGCAGTTGGAAGAGCCAAGATCCGAAATCAATTATCCC GGGAACGCGTATTCCGTATTGGTTCTGTTCGGTATAAAATGGATTCGTCAAGGCGGACACTTCAGAGGATTCCTG ATGAAAACCCTTCGTCGGGTCTTGATCAACAGTCGGGACGAAACAGCAGGATGTCTTTCATTCCAAAGAGATTGCTGATTGGCAATAAAGA ATACATTCGAATTGGAAATGGTAATCAGCTTGTTAGAGATCCAAAGACACGGATTCGCACCTTGGCAAGTGAAAAAATTAGATGGAGTCTTCACAGTGTGAGGTTGCGCTTGGCAAGAAAACAACAGTATTGTCAGTTTTTCACAAGATTTGGTAAATGCAATAAGGAGGATGGGAAATGCCGTTTTATTCATGATCCTGCTAAAATTGCAGTCTGTACAAAATTTCTGAAAGGTTTATGCAATGATACTAACTGCAAGTTAACTCATAAG GTCATTCCTGAAAGGATGCAGGATTGTTCTTATTTTTTGCAAG GATTATGCACCAACGAGAATTGTCCATACAGGCATGTAAATGTGAACCCCGATTCTTCAGTTTGTGAAGGTTTCCTCAGGGGATATTGTGCTGAAGGCAATGAG TGTCGTAAAAAGCACAGCTATGTATGTCCCCAATTTGAGTCAACAGGAGAATGTCCTCAAGGTAAGAAGTGCAAACTTCACCACCCAAGTCGAAACATGAAGaacaggaaaaggaaaagagCCAAGGAAAATAATTCTAAGCATGTCAGAGGTCGTTACTTTGGAAGCAACAGGTTCGATGGTGAGATCGAATTCGGAAGGATTGCTTCGAGTGGACACTGCAGCGAGCAAAAAAAGAACGGACACAGTTCCTTCTCGGAGGGGGAAATCATGGACTATATCAGCTTGGAAGTGGGTGAGAGTGACAACGAGGAAGGAGGTGAAGAAGCCCAAGGGAATACTGATGATGCAATGGACACAAGTACAAACTTGTGCATGGAAGCTGACTTGTTGTCAGATCATCTAATGCTACCATTAGATGATCTGGATGGCGACGATGACCTTATTAAACCTATTGCTATCATGAATATTCCTATAAAACAACCTCATACGTTGATAAAAGAATGA
- the LOC113356447 gene encoding NAD(P)H-quinone oxidoreductase subunit M, chloroplastic-like, with the protein MAAMAATSFSLLGLIGGNGKNLAGRRRIAAAVTPQEAQVSEEVQEEKQPEEPKVKNQKRMPEKRVEPQLMAQSKNMGREYGGDWLSSVTRHVRIYAAYIDPVTHAFDQTQMDKLTIILDPQNEFNWNYDTCNMVYTYFQELVDHYEGAPLTEYTLRLIGSDVEHYIRKLLYDGEITYNMNARQLNFSMGKPRVIFNANDESQIQGIVPQ; encoded by the exons ATGGCTGCCATGGCTGCAACAAGCTTTTCATTGTTGGGTTTGATCGGAGGGAACGGTAAGAACTTAGCTGGAAGGAGGAGGATAGCAGCAGCAGTAACACCTCAAGAGGCTCAAGTGAGTGAAGAAGTACAAGAAGAAAAACAACCGGAAGAACCAAAGGTAAAGAACCAGAAACGAATGCCAGAAAAAAGAGTTGAACCTCAATTGATGGCACAGAGCAAGAACATGGGAAGGGAATACGGAGGCGATTGGTTGAGCAGCGTGACTCGCCATGTTAGGATATATGCAGCCTACATAGACCCTGTTACTCATGCATTTGATCAAACTCAGATGGATAAACTCACAATTATCCTCGACCCACAAAATGAATTCAACTGGAATTATGATACTTGCAACATGGTCTATACTTACTTCCAGGAGCTCGTAGATCACTACGAG GGTGCACCGCTGACGGAATACACACTCCGCCTTATTGGTTCGGATGTTGAGCACTACATCAGAAAGCTGTTGTATGACGGGGAGATCACATACAACATGAATGCCAGACAACTAAATTTCAGCATGGGAAAGCCCCGTGTAATATTTAATGCCAACGATGAAAGCCAGATTCAGGGTATAGTGCCACAGTAA
- the LOC113356445 gene encoding uncharacterized protein LOC113356445: protein MRSLERPLVRNTYYGYVGESSKQAENSFKNHMKPKPSYGYIGESSKQGEKRNSFKNHMKPKFSSQKITRRRTSSPKSSRSQTHKRARQLSSSSDDDDVDMMKGFSGRKHFVEKMGRKRRKVHVLEGDDFEADPDYVMYLKTLNGDKDDGADDNEDSIEEEEEDDRNEGIHVGIDMEMEMDGNGIDVVDDLDPEYKMFLANLREDGKSYVLEMTSEKGKSVYVKYEEPLPVQSDDLGGNIGHEGKRGYATKKIRKDGLKEMPSTSLPPRPSKGKSMPINDSHRMPLPPKCIKRNSSSRPTPVPPKGIKRNIDDCHQTKEYSKRKSRLINDSHSFLDEFKLEPTSMVDESYYMFLKSVRLRGRAMFLMTDDMILEYGEENMVTPSVPYGVPYSKLEFGLRKPQKRHQLHMDEDYLATDDARSEYKKKLLKIINMPYDVTEYRDKYDLASEREPIKRFRETRRSSVNYETDEMGRSYFDHYSDLKEMVDRAREQGNARRALLLLRCLFFYNETVAQEGSFVPWRKASFMSQILGPA from the exons ATGAGGTCTTTGGAAAGACCCCTAGTTCGAAATACCTATTATGGTTAtgtaggtgaatcatccaaacaAGCTGAAAATAGTTTTAAGAATCATATGAAGCCTAAACCCTCGTATGGTTATATTGGTGAATCATCTAAACAAGGTGAAAAAAGAAATAGTTTTAAGAATCATATGAAACCTAAATTTAGTTCTCAAAAGATCACTCGTAGGAGGACTAGTTCACCTAAAAGTAGTCGAAGTCAGACACATAAAAGAGCTAGGCAATTGTCTAGCAGTAGTGATGACGATGATGTTGATATGATGAAAGGGTTTAGTGGTCGAAAACACTTTGTAGAGAAAATGGGTCGAAAAAGGAGAAAGGTGCATGTTTTGGAAGGAGATGATTTTGAGGCCGACCCTGACTATGTCATGTATTTGAAAACATTAAATGGGGATAAGGATGATGGTGCTGACGATAATGAGGATAGtattgaggaggaggaagaggatgatAGGAATGAGGGTATTCATGTGGGCATAGACATGGAAATGGAGATGGATGGTAATGGGATAGATGTGGTGGATGATCTTGATCCTGAGTACAAGATGTTCTTGGCCAACTTGAGGGAAGATGGGAAATCTTATGTCCTTGAGATGACGAGTGAGAAGGGGAAATCTGTATATGTAAAGTATGAAGAGCCATTACCAGTTCAAAGTGATGATTTAGGAGGTAATATCGGTCATGAAGGAAAGAGAGGTTACGCAACGAAGAAGATTCGCAAGGATGGTTTGAAGGAGATGCCATCGACATCCTTACCTCCTAGACCCTCCAAGGGGAAATCTATGCCAATCAATGATTCCCATCGCATGCCACTGCCTCCTAAATGCATCAAAAGGAACTCTTCCTCTCGTCCAACGCCAGTACCTCCTAAAGGCATCAAAAGGAACATTGATGATTGTCATCAGACCAAAGAATACTCCAAGAGGAAGTCTAGGCTAATTAATGATTCTCATTCattccttgatgaattcaagctTGAACCGACATCTATGGTGGATGAGAGTTACTATATGTTTCTTAAGAGTGTTAGATTAAGGGGTAGAGCCATGTTCTTGATGACTGATGATATGATTTTAGAATATGGAGAAGAGAACATGGTTACGCCTTCTGTTCCCTATGGTGTCCCTTATAGCAAACTGGAGTTCGGACTGCGTAAACCTCAGAAACGCCATCAGTTACAT ATGGACGAAGATTATCTGGCTACTGATGACGCTCGTTccgaatataaaaaaaaacttctgAAAATTATAAACATGCCATATGATGTAACGGAGTACAGAGATAAGTACGACTTAGCATCTGAACGCGAGCCGATAAAACGATTTAGAGAGACACGTAGAAGTTCTGTAAACTATGAAACAGATGAAATGGGACGTTCTTATTTCGACCACTACTCAG ATCTTAAAGAAATGGTTGATCGCGCCAGAGAACAGGGCAATGCGCGTAGAGCATTGTTGCTTCTGCGTTGCTTATTCTTCTATAACGAG ACTGTCGCACAAGAAGGATCATTTGTCCCATGGAGAAAAGCCTCATTTATGAGCCAGATTTTGGGCCCTGCCTAG